A genomic window from Streptomyces sp. WMMC940 includes:
- a CDS encoding (2Fe-2S)-binding protein — protein sequence MTQLDAAGTSSTGAVPEVPQVEITLTVNDTEHRLRLDSRVTLLDALRDHLGLTGAKKGCDQGACGACTVLADGKRVVACLALAAQYEGRRVTTIEGLAPNGELHPMQAAFARHDAFQCGYCTPGQIMSAVSLAAEGRAGTEEDIREFMSGNICRCGAYPNIRAAIRDALAEG from the coding sequence ATGACTCAGCTCGACGCCGCGGGGACCTCTTCCACCGGTGCGGTTCCCGAAGTTCCCCAGGTCGAGATCACCCTCACCGTCAATGACACGGAACACCGCCTGCGGTTGGACAGCCGTGTCACCCTGCTCGACGCGCTGCGCGACCACCTGGGACTGACGGGTGCGAAGAAGGGATGCGACCAGGGGGCTTGCGGGGCCTGCACGGTGCTGGCCGACGGGAAGCGGGTGGTGGCGTGCCTGGCGCTGGCCGCCCAGTACGAGGGACGCCGGGTCACCACGATCGAGGGGCTCGCCCCGAACGGTGAACTGCACCCGATGCAGGCGGCGTTCGCCCGGCACGACGCCTTCCAGTGCGGCTACTGCACTCCGGGCCAGATCATGTCGGCGGTCTCGCTCGCCGCCGAGGGCCGCGCGGGCACCGAGGAGGACATCCGGGAGTTCATGAGCGGCAACATCTGCCGCTGCGGCGCGTACCCCAACATCCGCGCGGCGATCCGCGACGCGCTGGCGGAGGGATGA
- a CDS encoding AfsR/SARP family transcriptional regulator, with product MRFQLLGPLSITDGSDTVVLPPSKPTILLASLLLHANTVVSVEYLQRTMWGEEQPATARAALQTCVLRLRRLFVKHGVTGAPIEAVPGGYRICAGPESLDLIGFREGVRLAAAYAHDPGRELHTLEEALSLWQGPLLANVRSDVLRRDEVPRLAEERLRSVEKVCDLQLALGRCGEALVALWGVTRAHPGHERFREQLIEALYRSGRQTEALAEYRRVKAYLRSELGVDPSPALQELELAILRGDDLGRAVPALTAVVPSRLPLPVAAGRRAAPPPPSAAPVVPLQAEPGQGAVSGAAPVTDGADAPGHVSRRTAPVMPRPDAVPPPGRPGGAPGDGGESGPSATARALPAPAADGAADVPLPAAGDGNAAAGAVPVARSAAPARGPVGTPAHGAASVLPGTSAARRPVPGDGDTGPLPLSSPRSASHALRGEGAPVVEPVPPVPAFTGRASETAALSGRLTGREGHEAATVVVSGAPGIGKTALARRVAHLAENRFPGGRYLVRMVRPDGVPLTAREVTAEVTAAVGEPHARGRILLVLDDVLDGDQVLPLLHTRPDAAALVTSRRGLAGLIAAHGGWVQRLGPLAEDESYDLLRAALGGERVGAEPDAARALADACCHHPLALRIVTARLLTRPALRLADCAEWLSGDPLARLSLPGSPHMSLRQVLDAALGRLDAEAARAFLRIGAHTTGGLHACDGAALLGLPLRETEDLLEGLADAGLLEEGPPGPYRMHDLLRLYARGNDSPSVRPTQKV from the coding sequence ATGCGGTTTCAGCTGCTCGGACCGCTGAGCATCACCGACGGTTCCGACACCGTCGTCCTCCCGCCCTCCAAACCGACCATCCTCCTCGCCTCCCTGCTCCTGCACGCCAACACCGTCGTCTCGGTCGAGTACCTCCAGCGCACCATGTGGGGCGAGGAGCAGCCCGCTACGGCCAGAGCGGCACTGCAGACGTGTGTACTGCGGCTGCGGCGGCTGTTCGTGAAGCACGGTGTCACCGGCGCTCCGATCGAGGCCGTACCCGGCGGCTACCGCATCTGTGCGGGGCCGGAATCCCTCGACCTGATCGGCTTCCGGGAGGGGGTGCGTCTGGCCGCCGCGTACGCCCACGACCCGGGGAGGGAACTGCACACCCTGGAGGAGGCGCTGTCGCTGTGGCAGGGGCCGCTGCTCGCGAACGTGCGCTCGGACGTGCTGCGTCGGGACGAGGTTCCGAGGCTCGCGGAGGAGCGACTGCGAAGCGTCGAGAAGGTCTGCGACCTGCAACTCGCCCTGGGACGCTGCGGTGAGGCACTGGTCGCCCTGTGGGGTGTCACGCGCGCCCATCCGGGCCACGAGCGCTTCCGCGAGCAGCTGATCGAGGCGCTGTACCGGAGCGGCCGGCAGACGGAGGCGCTGGCGGAGTACCGGAGGGTGAAGGCGTATCTCCGGTCCGAACTGGGCGTCGACCCGTCACCGGCGCTGCAGGAACTGGAACTGGCCATCCTGCGCGGCGACGACCTCGGGCGCGCCGTTCCGGCTCTCACGGCGGTGGTCCCGTCGCGGCTCCCGCTTCCGGTGGCGGCCGGGCGGCGGGCCGCGCCACCCCCTCCGTCCGCGGCGCCGGTCGTGCCCCTGCAGGCGGAGCCGGGCCAGGGCGCGGTGTCCGGCGCCGCTCCGGTGACGGACGGCGCGGACGCTCCGGGACACGTCTCGCGGCGTACTGCTCCGGTGATGCCTCGCCCCGACGCAGTACCGCCCCCGGGACGGCCCGGCGGCGCTCCGGGCGACGGCGGTGAGTCCGGCCCGTCGGCGACCGCGCGGGCGCTTCCCGCGCCGGCGGCCGACGGAGCCGCCGACGTTCCCCTGCCCGCTGCCGGAGACGGGAACGCCGCCGCCGGCGCGGTGCCCGTCGCCCGGTCGGCGGCTCCGGCGCGCGGGCCGGTGGGGACGCCCGCGCACGGCGCGGCGTCCGTCCTCCCCGGTACGTCGGCCGCGAGGCGTCCGGTGCCGGGAGACGGGGACACCGGGCCGCTTCCGCTGTCGTCCCCCCGGAGTGCGTCCCACGCCCTGCGCGGGGAGGGCGCGCCGGTCGTCGAGCCCGTACCACCCGTTCCGGCGTTCACGGGCCGGGCCTCCGAGACCGCGGCCCTCAGCGGGCGCCTCACCGGGCGGGAGGGACACGAGGCGGCGACCGTCGTGGTGTCCGGGGCGCCCGGGATCGGGAAGACCGCACTCGCCCGGCGGGTGGCCCACCTCGCGGAGAACCGGTTTCCCGGCGGGCGGTACCTCGTTCGCATGGTCCGCCCCGACGGCGTGCCGCTCACCGCACGCGAGGTCACGGCGGAGGTCACGGCCGCCGTCGGAGAGCCGCACGCCCGTGGCCGGATCCTGCTGGTCCTCGACGACGTGCTCGACGGCGACCAGGTGCTGCCCCTGCTGCACACGCGCCCCGACGCCGCCGCCCTCGTCACCAGCAGAAGAGGACTCGCCGGGCTGATCGCCGCGCACGGCGGCTGGGTCCAGCGCCTCGGCCCGCTCGCGGAGGACGAATCGTACGATCTGCTGAGGGCCGCGCTCGGCGGTGAACGGGTGGGCGCGGAACCAGATGCCGCCCGCGCCCTGGCCGACGCCTGCTGCCACCATCCGCTCGCCCTCAGGATCGTCACGGCACGTCTGCTCACCCGCCCGGCGCTGCGGCTCGCCGACTGCGCGGAGTGGCTGTCCGGAGACCCGCTGGCCCGGCTCTCCCTGCCCGGCTCGCCGCACATGTCCCTCCGTCAGGTGCTCGACGCTGCGCTCGGCCGGCTCGACGCGGAGGCCGCCCGCGCCTTCCTCCGCATCGGCGCGCACACGACCGGCGGACTCCACGCCTGCGACGGCGCCGCCCTGCTCGGTCTGCCCCTTCGCGAGACCGAGGACCTTCTCGAAGGGCTGGCGGACGCCGGACTGCTCGAAGAGGGGCCGCCCGGCCCGTACCGCATGCACGACCTCCTGCGCCTCTACGCGCGCGGCAACGACTCGCCGTCCGTCCGTCCCACACAGAAGGTGTGA
- a CDS encoding DEDDh family exonuclease, whose product MSLASPAFKPADLPGFAFDWALVDVETSGLVPRNDRVLSVAVVTLGPDGEQTGEFSTLLNPGCDPGPVHIHGLTAERLRDAPTFDQVAGRIGGLLQGRVLVAHNAQFDYDFLAHEFARARMRLPVDRRLCTLALNRRVDPPTDDLKLGTLAAHYGVPQTRAHDALDDTRVLAGILRASLREAARLDLPLPLVACPPRQDPRFAPNPPRTPCAFRNPGRLTGSGPLVQGMKVAVTGDTRTSRAELVGRAVAAGLNMMASVSGHTSVLVTNDPSARSAKARRARAEGVPLVDEPTFLRLLEDVRPGTPHGEPGDAAPPPADAPATTAGPDRARVAVSAPGRVSVPSPRTSGQDDATSPAPSVSEEATAEAPRAPRTVRRAGGSRGPLSGRRVLVLGGTHPEAVAARTRIVELGGAAAVNLSASVTDVVLLAGSDADRRMRRVTSLAFPTHPAAWLDAPDVPRRPSGRRTTTHVLPRGGVIDIPSPSGPAQTPRWTVTASWAQQAACEIDVVAFVVDEDEQVSNDEDFVFYGAPENPGGTVRLHCDGPTEQTISIDLAALPPSARGVVLAAAIDGSPRFGHVGAVHISAGPGTSAAPLVHATLDAATTERTMLLTEVYRRGPLWRLRTVGQGYDHGLAALARGYGVDIAD is encoded by the coding sequence ATGTCGCTCGCCTCGCCTGCTTTCAAGCCGGCCGACCTGCCCGGATTCGCCTTCGATTGGGCTCTGGTGGACGTGGAGACCTCCGGGCTCGTTCCCCGGAACGACCGGGTGCTCTCCGTGGCCGTGGTGACCCTGGGGCCGGACGGTGAGCAGACCGGTGAGTTCTCGACACTGCTCAACCCCGGCTGTGACCCCGGGCCCGTGCACATCCACGGGCTGACGGCCGAACGGCTGCGGGACGCCCCGACCTTCGACCAGGTGGCCGGACGCATCGGCGGCCTGCTGCAGGGCAGGGTCCTGGTCGCGCACAACGCCCAGTTCGACTACGACTTCCTGGCGCACGAGTTCGCCCGGGCCCGCATGCGGCTGCCCGTCGACCGACGGCTGTGCACACTGGCGCTGAACCGCCGGGTGGATCCCCCCACGGACGACCTGAAACTGGGCACCCTCGCCGCGCACTACGGCGTCCCGCAGACCCGGGCCCACGACGCCCTCGACGACACACGGGTACTCGCCGGAATCCTGCGCGCCTCCCTGCGGGAGGCGGCGCGGCTCGATCTGCCGCTGCCCCTGGTGGCCTGCCCACCGCGGCAGGATCCCCGGTTCGCCCCGAACCCGCCCAGGACACCGTGCGCCTTCCGCAACCCGGGTCGGCTCACGGGGAGCGGGCCGCTGGTGCAGGGGATGAAGGTCGCCGTCACAGGAGACACCCGGACCTCACGCGCGGAACTGGTCGGCCGGGCCGTCGCGGCCGGGCTGAACATGATGGCCTCCGTGAGCGGACACACGAGTGTCCTGGTCACCAACGACCCTTCGGCCCGGTCGGCCAAGGCCCGGCGGGCACGGGCCGAGGGCGTACCGCTCGTGGACGAACCGACGTTCCTGCGCCTCCTGGAGGACGTACGGCCCGGGACGCCGCACGGGGAGCCGGGGGACGCCGCACCCCCACCGGCCGACGCCCCGGCAACGACCGCCGGACCGGATCGCGCCCGAGTGGCGGTCTCCGCTCCCGGACGGGTTTCCGTTCCCTCACCGCGCACCTCCGGTCAGGACGACGCGACGTCCCCCGCGCCGTCGGTGTCCGAGGAGGCGACGGCCGAAGCGCCGCGTGCGCCACGGACGGTCCGGCGCGCCGGCGGCTCGCGCGGCCCCTTGTCCGGGCGGCGCGTGCTGGTGCTCGGCGGTACGCACCCCGAGGCGGTCGCGGCGCGGACCCGGATCGTCGAGCTCGGAGGGGCCGCGGCCGTCAATCTGTCGGCGAGCGTCACCGACGTCGTCCTCCTCGCCGGGAGCGACGCCGACCGGCGTATGCGCCGGGTCACCTCGCTGGCCTTCCCCACGCACCCCGCCGCCTGGCTCGACGCGCCGGACGTCCCGCGACGCCCCTCCGGCCGCCGTACGACGACGCATGTGCTCCCGCGTGGCGGCGTGATCGACATCCCGTCCCCCAGCGGTCCCGCGCAGACGCCGCGCTGGACCGTGACCGCCTCCTGGGCACAGCAGGCCGCCTGCGAGATCGACGTGGTCGCCTTCGTGGTGGACGAGGACGAACAGGTCTCCAACGACGAGGACTTCGTCTTCTACGGAGCCCCGGAGAACCCGGGCGGGACCGTGCGGCTGCACTGCGACGGCCCGACCGAACAGACCATCAGCATCGACCTCGCCGCGCTTCCCCCCTCCGCGAGAGGCGTCGTCCTCGCGGCCGCCATCGACGGCAGTCCCCGCTTCGGCCACGTCGGCGCGGTCCACATCAGCGCCGGCCCCGGCACCAGCGCGGCCCCCTTGGTCCACGCCACGCTCGATGCCGCGACCACCGAGCGCACCATGCTCCTCACCGAGGTCTACCGTCGCGGCCCCCTCTGGCGCCTCCGTACCGTCGGTCAGGGATACGACCACGGCCTGGCCGCGCTCGCCCGCGGCTACGGCGTCGACATCGCCGACTGA
- a CDS encoding IS4 family transposase, producing the protein MPRPGQVKSSGVDRFSDRIALGVLTRAFPPELVDEVVAECGRVEQRTRLLPARVVVYFVLAMCLFFGQGYEEVARLLVQGLEREGRWVKTWRVPTTAAIGRARLRLGPEPLRALFTRVCRPVAVARTQGAWYRRWRLVAVDGTVFDVPDTAANAQFFGRPGTSRGQGRSAYPQVRVAALAECGTHAVFAAEVGPLKVHESVLAQRLFPVLTKGMLVLADRGFCGLDLWRAAKAGGADLLWRVRSVVVLPVLEALPDGSYLSEIVAKRDHYRRADPERVRVIEYTLGPRGGDGTVYRLITTLLDPAQAPAEELAALYAQRWEIENTLDEIKNHQGVPGMVLRSRYPRGVEQEIFAFLLVHHALHDLMHQAALKAGHDPDRISFTRTLRVVRRHVTGQAALSPLATGLVHRPEPA; encoded by the coding sequence GTGCCAAGACCGGGTCAGGTGAAGTCGTCGGGGGTTGATCGGTTCTCGGATCGGATCGCGTTGGGGGTGCTGACGCGGGCGTTTCCGCCGGAACTGGTCGACGAGGTGGTCGCCGAGTGCGGCAGGGTCGAACAGCGGACGCGGCTGCTGCCGGCACGGGTGGTGGTCTACTTCGTCCTGGCGATGTGTCTGTTTTTCGGGCAGGGCTATGAAGAAGTGGCCCGGCTTCTGGTCCAGGGGCTGGAGCGCGAAGGCCGGTGGGTGAAGACCTGGCGGGTGCCCACGACGGCGGCGATCGGCCGGGCTCGTCTGCGGCTTGGTCCGGAGCCGTTGCGGGCCCTGTTCACGCGGGTGTGCCGGCCGGTGGCGGTTGCGCGAACGCAGGGTGCCTGGTACCGGCGGTGGCGGCTGGTCGCGGTGGACGGCACGGTCTTCGACGTTCCGGACACCGCGGCGAATGCCCAGTTCTTCGGGCGCCCCGGTACCAGTCGCGGGCAGGGCCGCAGTGCGTATCCGCAGGTGAGGGTGGCGGCCCTGGCCGAGTGCGGCACTCATGCCGTGTTCGCGGCCGAGGTCGGACCGCTCAAGGTCCACGAGAGCGTCCTGGCTCAGCGGCTGTTTCCCGTGCTGACGAAGGGCATGCTGGTGCTCGCCGACCGGGGCTTTTGCGGTCTCGACCTGTGGCGTGCTGCGAAGGCGGGCGGTGCGGACCTACTGTGGAGGGTCCGCAGCGTCGTGGTGCTGCCGGTCCTCGAAGCCCTCCCCGACGGGTCCTACCTGTCGGAGATCGTTGCCAAGCGGGACCACTATCGGCGCGCGGACCCCGAGCGGGTGCGGGTGATCGAGTACACCCTCGGCCCACGCGGTGGTGACGGCACCGTCTACCGGCTGATCACCACCCTCCTCGACCCCGCCCAGGCACCGGCCGAGGAGCTTGCCGCCCTCTATGCCCAGCGGTGGGAGATCGAGAACACCCTGGACGAGATCAAGAACCACCAGGGCGTCCCGGGGATGGTGCTGCGTTCCCGGTACCCACGCGGCGTCGAACAGGAGATCTTCGCGTTCCTGCTGGTCCATCACGCGCTGCACGACCTGATGCACCAGGCCGCTCTCAAGGCCGGGCACGATCCCGACCGGATCTCCTTCACCCGCACCCTTCGCGTCGTCCGCCGCCACGTGACCGGGCAGGCGGCGCTTTCCCCCCTCGCGACTGGCCTGGTCCACCGCCCAGAGCCTGCGTGA
- a CDS encoding FAD binding domain-containing protein has protein sequence MRPFEYVRATDSDQAVAVVTEDPSASYLAGGTTQLDLMKDGVLDPDRLVDITRLPLGGISHADSTISVGALTTMEELAADAVVRERLPFVREALLLGASTQLRNMATIGGNLLQRARCRYFRDPTVAACNKRSPGSGCAAIAGVQRMHAVLGTSDHCIALHASDVAVPLTALDALVHVRGAEGARSVPLTQFYLPPGDTPHIENVLRHGELITAVEIPLLPAAARSHYLKVRDRVSYEFALTSAGVALVVEDGVIREARVALGGVGTVPWRAWDAEDVLHDAPADSGTFLAAARAALGGARPLPGTAFKVELAQRTLIRTLETVAGAES, from the coding sequence ATGCGTCCCTTCGAGTACGTACGCGCGACCGACTCCGACCAGGCCGTGGCCGTGGTCACCGAGGACCCGAGCGCCTCCTATCTGGCGGGCGGGACAACGCAGTTGGACCTGATGAAGGACGGCGTGCTGGATCCGGACCGGCTCGTCGACATCACCCGCCTGCCGCTCGGCGGCATCTCCCACGCGGACTCCACGATCAGCGTCGGGGCGCTGACGACCATGGAGGAACTGGCCGCCGACGCCGTGGTGCGGGAGCGGCTGCCCTTCGTACGGGAGGCCCTCCTGCTCGGGGCCTCCACGCAGCTGCGCAACATGGCCACCATCGGCGGGAACCTTCTGCAGCGCGCCCGGTGCCGGTACTTCAGGGACCCCACCGTGGCCGCCTGCAACAAGCGCAGTCCGGGATCCGGGTGCGCCGCGATCGCCGGTGTCCAGCGGATGCACGCCGTACTCGGCACCAGCGACCACTGCATCGCCCTGCACGCCTCGGACGTGGCCGTGCCGCTGACGGCGCTCGACGCCCTCGTCCACGTCCGGGGTGCGGAAGGCGCCCGTAGCGTACCCCTGACGCAGTTCTATCTGCCGCCCGGCGACACCCCGCACATCGAGAACGTACTGAGGCACGGGGAGCTGATCACCGCGGTCGAGATCCCGCTGCTCCCCGCTGCGGCGCGGTCCCACTACCTCAAGGTCCGGGACCGGGTGTCGTACGAGTTCGCGCTCACCTCGGCGGGAGTGGCGCTGGTCGTGGAGGACGGCGTCATCCGGGAGGCGCGCGTGGCGCTCGGCGGCGTCGGCACCGTTCCCTGGCGGGCGTGGGACGCCGAGGACGTGCTGCACGACGCACCCGCCGACTCCGGCACCTTCCTGGCCGCAGCCCGGGCGGCCCTCGGCGGCGCCCGCCCGCTGCCCGGCACCGCGTTCAAGGTCGAGTTGGCCCAGCGCACGCTCATCCGCACCCTCGAGACAGTGGCAGGAGCCGAGTCATGA
- a CDS encoding xanthine dehydrogenase family protein molybdopterin-binding subunit encodes MTTLEAARAVGPGLDRVDAPMKVTGKAHYPNDFGYPGLVHAALVHSTVAAGRIRGIGTSAAETAAGVQAVITHLTAPRLEPGPMTLLGSSPPTPLQDDRVLHHGQHIAIVVAAGPEQARHAASLVHVDYERTEPLLDVHDPRAPVVENPWGLDSDRGDVDAGFAAADVVVGGTFTTPDNTNNPLGLMSTVAAWNGDSLTVHDSTQWPHNVRATLAAVFKVPESGIRVLAPYVGGGFGAGLRVWPHVILTVLAARVVGKPVKLVLTRPEMFTSVGHRPDSVQQIRIGATRTGDLIAIAHEGVSSVAMEDDDYEPVSACSAVSYACPNVRTQDRQVRLNIPCPGSMRAPAEGQGNFALESALDELAHELGMDPVELRLRNYCEEHPLLGLPWSSKALRDCYLQGAERFGWSRRDARPGSMRDGRWLVGYGMAGVSYPHYQVPCQARASVHRDGSADVRSAATDIGTGTYTVMTQLSAELLGLDVSRVHFDLGDSDLPYAPQAGGSGLTSGLGNAVGAACRNLVREFLDVVKDDADSPLRGAAPEEVSVAGGRIHRTGAPDRGESYTDVLARHGLEELSADGRSTPPRPDGGGMATAGAFGAKFVEVRVDPDLGLLRVARVVSAIDGGRILNEKTATSQIVGGTVGGIGQAMFEETATDPGTGRIANATFGDYLVAVNADVPDMEVIFVGGPDPATPIGTKGIGEVGLVGVAAAVANAVHHATGRRIRSLPITIDQLL; translated from the coding sequence ATGACCACCCTCGAAGCCGCCAGGGCCGTGGGCCCGGGCCTGGACCGGGTCGACGCGCCCATGAAGGTCACCGGCAAGGCCCACTACCCCAACGACTTCGGCTACCCGGGTCTCGTCCACGCCGCTCTGGTGCACAGCACCGTCGCCGCCGGACGCATACGCGGGATCGGCACCTCCGCGGCGGAGACAGCGGCCGGTGTCCAGGCCGTCATCACCCATCTGACCGCCCCCAGGCTGGAGCCCGGGCCGATGACGCTCCTCGGCTCGTCCCCGCCCACCCCGCTCCAGGACGACCGCGTCCTCCACCACGGACAGCACATCGCGATCGTGGTCGCCGCCGGCCCGGAACAGGCCCGGCACGCAGCGTCGCTGGTGCACGTCGACTACGAGCGGACCGAGCCGCTGCTCGACGTCCACGACCCGCGTGCGCCGGTCGTCGAGAACCCCTGGGGACTCGACTCCGACCGGGGCGACGTCGACGCCGGGTTCGCCGCCGCGGACGTCGTCGTCGGGGGCACCTTCACCACCCCGGACAACACCAACAACCCACTGGGCCTGATGTCGACCGTCGCCGCCTGGAACGGCGACTCCCTCACCGTCCACGACTCCACCCAGTGGCCCCACAACGTCCGGGCCACGCTCGCCGCGGTCTTCAAGGTCCCCGAGAGCGGGATCCGGGTCCTCGCCCCCTACGTCGGCGGCGGTTTCGGGGCCGGACTCCGCGTGTGGCCCCATGTGATCCTCACCGTGCTCGCCGCGCGCGTGGTCGGCAAGCCGGTGAAGCTCGTGCTGACCCGGCCCGAGATGTTCACCTCCGTCGGCCACCGGCCCGACAGCGTCCAGCAGATCAGGATCGGCGCGACCCGCACGGGCGACCTGATCGCCATCGCCCACGAGGGCGTCTCCTCGGTCGCCATGGAGGACGACGACTACGAGCCCGTGTCCGCCTGCTCGGCCGTCTCGTACGCCTGCCCCAACGTCAGGACGCAGGACCGGCAGGTACGGCTGAACATCCCCTGCCCCGGCTCCATGCGGGCTCCCGCGGAGGGACAGGGCAACTTCGCCCTCGAGTCGGCCCTCGACGAGCTCGCCCACGAACTCGGCATGGATCCGGTGGAGTTGCGTCTGCGCAACTACTGCGAAGAGCATCCGCTGCTCGGGCTGCCCTGGTCCAGCAAGGCCCTGCGGGACTGCTATCTGCAGGGGGCCGAGCGGTTCGGCTGGTCGCGGCGCGACGCGCGGCCGGGCTCCATGCGGGACGGCCGGTGGCTGGTCGGCTACGGGATGGCCGGCGTCTCCTACCCGCACTACCAGGTGCCGTGCCAGGCCCGGGCGTCCGTCCACCGCGACGGGTCCGCCGATGTGCGCAGCGCCGCGACCGACATCGGTACCGGCACGTACACGGTCATGACGCAGCTCTCCGCCGAGCTGCTGGGCCTGGACGTCTCGCGGGTGCACTTCGACCTCGGCGACTCCGACCTGCCCTACGCCCCGCAGGCGGGCGGCTCCGGGCTCACGAGCGGCCTCGGCAACGCCGTCGGCGCCGCCTGCCGGAACCTCGTGCGGGAGTTCCTGGACGTGGTGAAGGACGACGCCGACTCACCGCTGCGCGGTGCGGCGCCGGAAGAGGTGTCGGTCGCCGGCGGGCGCATCCACCGAACGGGAGCCCCGGACCGGGGCGAGTCGTACACCGACGTCCTGGCCCGCCACGGACTGGAGGAACTGAGCGCCGACGGCAGGAGCACACCTCCCCGGCCCGACGGGGGAGGCATGGCGACAGCCGGAGCCTTCGGCGCGAAGTTCGTCGAGGTGCGCGTCGACCCCGACCTGGGGCTGCTGCGGGTGGCGCGGGTGGTCTCGGCCATCGACGGCGGGCGCATCCTCAACGAGAAGACCGCCACGAGCCAGATCGTCGGAGGCACGGTCGGCGGCATCGGTCAGGCGATGTTCGAGGAGACCGCCACCGACCCGGGAACCGGGCGCATCGCCAACGCCACGTTCGGCGACTACCTGGTGGCCGTCAACGCCGATGTCCCCGACATGGAGGTGATCTTCGTCGGCGGTCCCGACCCGGCGACGCCCATCGGCACCAAGGGAATCGGCGAGGTCGGGCTGGTCGGTGTCGCCGCGGCCGTCGCCAACGCCGTCCACCACGCGACCGGGCGCCGCATCCGCTCCCTGCCGATCACCATCGACCAGCTGCTCTGA
- a CDS encoding helix-turn-helix domain-containing protein, protein MLEAVGLSAAETDVYRALVAAVAASADEVSTTTGLDAGTAGRLLVALEHKGLARGVEGVPGRFAANPPDLALRPRIERHADDLDKARAAVSELMEAYRRNAWIRDASDVVELITGAGGLRQRLRQVQDSAREELLWFCRAQYVAMPSGTNRAEFAALARGVGYRVLYEQAFFDDSGSVDNVVRAVRAGEAARAVPALPLRMAIADRSVAICPLAPAGPAGDPRVVTAAVVRGSSLVEALVALFERYWEIGAPLRVTAEGQIGGPGLEAEADALTAADQHLLSLMVAGITDESIAGQLGISRRTVQRRIQHMMNIAGVATRMQLGWQAARRNWI, encoded by the coding sequence ATGCTGGAGGCGGTGGGACTGTCGGCCGCGGAGACCGACGTGTACCGCGCACTGGTCGCCGCCGTCGCGGCGTCGGCCGACGAGGTGTCCACGACGACGGGCCTCGACGCCGGGACCGCCGGGCGGCTGCTCGTCGCGCTGGAGCACAAGGGCCTGGCCCGCGGGGTGGAGGGGGTTCCGGGGCGGTTCGCCGCCAACCCGCCCGACCTCGCCCTGCGCCCCAGGATCGAGCGCCACGCCGACGACCTGGACAAGGCGCGTGCCGCGGTGTCCGAACTCATGGAGGCCTACCGGCGCAACGCCTGGATCCGCGACGCGAGCGACGTGGTCGAGCTCATCACCGGGGCCGGGGGGCTGCGCCAGCGGCTGCGGCAGGTCCAGGACAGCGCCCGCGAGGAGCTGCTGTGGTTCTGCAGGGCCCAGTACGTGGCCATGCCGTCCGGCACGAACCGGGCCGAGTTCGCCGCCCTGGCGCGCGGCGTCGGCTACCGGGTCCTGTACGAGCAGGCGTTCTTCGACGACTCCGGGTCCGTTGACAACGTAGTCAGGGCGGTGCGTGCGGGCGAAGCGGCGCGCGCCGTACCGGCGTTGCCACTGCGGATGGCGATCGCCGACCGGTCTGTGGCCATCTGCCCGCTGGCACCGGCCGGTCCGGCGGGCGACCCGCGCGTGGTGACGGCGGCCGTCGTCCGCGGCAGCAGCCTGGTCGAGGCCCTCGTCGCGCTGTTCGAGCGGTACTGGGAGATCGGGGCCCCGCTGCGGGTGACCGCGGAGGGGCAGATCGGCGGGCCGGGCCTGGAGGCCGAAGCCGACGCGCTGACGGCCGCCGACCAGCATCTGCTGTCCCTGATGGTCGCCGGCATCACCGACGAGTCGATCGCCGGGCAGCTGGGCATCAGCAGACGCACCGTGCAGCGCCGCATCCAGCACATGATGAACATCGCCGGGGTGGCGACCCGGATGCAGCTCGGCTGGCAGGCCGCGCGCCGCAACTGGATCTGA
- a CDS encoding MarR family winged helix-turn-helix transcriptional regulator, with translation MAVDEPMADVTESDPLDRLGFLLARNGAIANSRVHHAFESCGLAARQGTTLMLLGKSGFMSQQALAAALSVDPSVMVAILNDLESAGLVERRRDPSDRRRHIVAITEAGRRQLVRAQEAVAEVEQGLFADLTPEEVASLRDLLARVRTTRSDEVCTEQ, from the coding sequence ATGGCAGTGGACGAACCCATGGCGGATGTGACCGAGAGTGATCCTCTGGACCGGCTGGGATTCCTGCTGGCCCGGAACGGCGCCATCGCGAACAGTCGCGTCCACCACGCCTTCGAGTCGTGCGGACTGGCGGCGCGCCAGGGCACGACGCTGATGCTCCTGGGCAAGTCGGGGTTCATGAGTCAGCAGGCCCTGGCGGCGGCACTCTCGGTGGACCCCAGCGTGATGGTCGCGATCCTGAACGATCTGGAGTCCGCCGGGCTCGTGGAGCGCCGCCGCGACCCCTCCGACCGCCGCCGGCACATCGTGGCGATCACCGAGGCCGGCCGTCGTCAACTGGTCAGGGCCCAGGAGGCGGTGGCCGAGGTCGAGCAGGGGCTGTTCGCCGACCTCACTCCCGAGGAGGTCGCGTCGCTCCGCGATCTGCTGGCCCGGGTACGCACGACGCGGAGCGACGAAGTCTGCACCGAGCAGTAG